One segment of Cutaneotrichosporon cavernicola HIS019 DNA, chromosome: 4 DNA contains the following:
- the MSD1 gene encoding uncharacterized protein (tRNA synthetases class II (D, K and N)) — MLARAVARRALCASPILRTARTARPLVRLNSTAPSTGKIAPLAIPPDALRAHSGPRERVTHDPADLSPQVAGTDVVLAGWLHASRRANKNVSFFNLRTQRGMVQLVARGDLATEMLEWPLESVLQVSGTVVARSAKALPPNVEQASDAVEVDVSSATLLNPAGELPFLPNRPPLANEDLRAEYRFLDLRRNALAKNLRLRSDVAHLTRNYLHNKGFTEVETPMLVNSSPEGAREFLVPTRGKEPSFYALPQSPQQAKQLLVAGGAVDRYYQIARCFRDEDGRKDRQPEFTQIDLEMAFVEGAGEGTWGIGGGEVREVVEGLMRLVWNKIKGYEIPADGFKVMPYDVAMDVYGSDKPDTRFEMYTLPVGYYPTMSDESLDKILMDQSPSTVEWMVTPKTWAESVDVAKVGNDNPYVDYVRITPENQYSWTKDSVLTLPMGLTLDSSLPGGAQPGDVVWVSRRPKIPEGGWTPLGRLRVQLYDELVMKGTVKPPTEPHFLWVTQFPLFTKADEDKAFLAKGRWASSHHPFTSPVAGDLPSLESGDVERVRGQHYDLVLNGSEVGGGSVRIHDPELQKYVMKEVLKLDEEEMGRFAHLLRALECGAPPHGGIAIGFDRLIALLADTPSIRDVIAFPKTGTGADPVFRSPSASSDDVLGEYGLRSIKEKEGDKDKVQEDNGRWNMAEESDDPVVKRLGELPSRFLDEHKFPGLQRQDRVLPNSSFEERHTVLPYHASSCSTLFFAFAIPTLRYREYARQQLPNMATVNIRRDVDDKFYRYKMPVLLTKIEGRGNGIKTVVPNMEDVARALNRPPSYPTKFFGTELGAQTTMANDRYIVNGAHQADRLRELLDAFIDKFVLCASCKNPETELVITGRGNNEDIHRDCKACGAHTGIDMRHRLTTFILKNPPKKDKKKGKKGMTAEANVGGPVVFDEKEGSNEDDSANGTPPVPTEGTDIDAMLGRGGDPILVNPDALAKKVKNLEIDEDEEDEDSPFYQLRVWLSENPAPSDAEVVAKLKELDIVTKHKALVEIGHKLFTSENVAQEIEERASLLNALITSEKHQKSFLGGLERLVALDPNADELIANGVVSRMLMAAYQDDVLDEEVCINFGTHVSKKYVSKEQSKKVRKAADSFLKWLEEADSDSDDE, encoded by the exons ATGCTGGCCCGCGCCGTTGCACGTCGCGCACTGTGCGCAAGCCCTATTCTGCGGACAGCGCGAACAGCCCGCCCGCTCGTGCGCTTGAACTCGACAGCTCCGTCCACTGGGAAGATCGCGCCCCTCGCTATCCCTCCAGATGCGCTGCGTGCGCACTCTGGTCCGCGGGAGCGGGTTACCCACGATCCGGCCGACCTCAGTCCGCAGGTTGCGGGCACCGACGTCGTGCTCGCGGGTTGGTTACATGCGTCGCGACGCGCGAATAAGAACGTCTCGTTCTTCAACCTCCGCACTCAGCGGGGTATGgtgcagctcgtcgcgcgtgGTGACCTGGCCACAGAGATGCTGGAGTGGCCGCTGGAGAGTGTACTCCAAGTTAGCGGGACAGTTGTCGCTCGCTCCGCCAAGGCTCTCCCTCCCAATGTGGAGCAAGCCTccgacgcggtcgaggtggacgtGAGCAGCGCGACACTGCTCAACCCCGCGGGCGAGCTGCCGTTCCTTCCCAACCGACCGCCACTGGCCAACGAGGACCTGCGCGCCGAGTACCGTTTCCTCGACCTGCGGAGGAATGCGTTGGCCAAGAACCTACGCTTGCGTTCCGACGTCGCCCACCTCACCAGGAACTACCTGCACAACAAGGGGTTTaccgaggtcgagacgCCGATGCTCGTCAACTCGTCGCCTGAAGGGGCCAGGGAGTTTTTGGTTCCCACCCGCGGTAAGGAACCCAGCTTCTATGCACTGCCCCAGAGCCCGCAGCAGGCTAAACAGCTTCTcgtcgctggcggcgctgtTGACCGGTATTACCAGATCGCGAGGTGTTTCcgggacgaggacgggcgCAAGGACCGGCAGCCCGAGTTTACGCAGATCGATCTCGAGATGGCGTTTGTTGAGGGCGCGGGGGAGGGTACCTGGGGCATtggtggaggggaggtgcgcgaggtTGTTGAAGGCCTGATGCGGCTGGTCTGGAACAAGATCAAGGGATATGAGATCCCGGCCGACGGATTCAAGGTCATGCCGTACGACGTTGCTATGGACGTGTACGGCAGCGACAAGCCCGACACTCGCTTCGAGATGTACACCCTGCCGGTGGGCTACTATCCTACGATGAGCGATGAGTCGCTCGACAAGATCCTCATGGACCAGAGCCCCAGTACCGTTGAGTGGATGGTTACCCCGAAGACGTGGGCTGAGtcggtcgacgtcgccaaggTCGGCAACGATAATCCCTAT GTCGACTACGTCCGCATCACGCCCGAGAACCAGTACAGCTGGACCAAGGACTCGGTGCTTACCCTTCCCATGGGCCTCACGCTGGACTCGAGTCTGCCGGGCGGTGCGCAGCCAGGCGACGTGGTTTGGGTCTCGCGCCGCCCCAAGATCCCCGAGGGCGGCTGGACTCCCCTGGGCCGTCTCCGTGTGCAGCTGtacgacgagctggtcaTGAAGG GCACTGTCAAGCCTCCGACCGAGCCTCACTTCCTGTGGGTCACACAGTTCCCGCTCTTCACAaaggcggacgaggacaaggccttcctcgccaagggACGCTGGGCGTCGTCTCATCACCCCTTCACCTCACCCGTGGCTGGAGACCTGCCATCCCTGGAATCcggtgacgtcgagcgtgtcCGGGGTCAACACTACGACCTTGTTCTGAACGGTTCAGAGGTCGGTGGCGGCAGTGTGCGGATCCACGATCCCGAGCTGCAAAAGTACGTGATGAAGGAGGTACTCAAgctggatgaggaggagatgggtCGCTTtgcccacctcctccgcgccctcgagtGTGGCGCTCCCCCACATGGTGGCATCGCTATTGGGTTTGACCGCTTGATTGCGTTGCTGGCCGACACCCCTAGCATTCGGGACGTCATCGCGTTCCCGAAGACTGGGACGGGCGCCGACCCTGTATTCCGCTCCCCGAGTGCTTCGAGTGacgacgtgctcggcgagtATGGGCTGCGGTCcatcaaggagaaggagggagacaaggacaaggtccAGGAGGATAATGGGCGGTGGAACAtggcggaggagagcgacgacCCCGTCGTCAAGCGCCTTGGAGAGCTGCCGTcgcgcttcctcgacgagcacaAGTT CCCCGGGCTCCAACGTCAAGATCGCGTCCTTCCCAATTCTTCCTTCGAGGAACGGCACACCGTGCTACCATA CCACGCGAGTTCATGCAGCACCCTGTTTTTCGCGTTTGCAATCCCTACACTTCGATACCGCGAGTACGCTAGAC AACAACTGCCCAATATGGCTACTGTTAACATTCGCCGCGATGTGGACGACAAGTTCTAT CGCTACAAGATgcccgtcctcctcaccaagaTCGAGGGCCGTGGTAACGGCATCAAGACGGTCGTGCCCAACATggaggacgtcgcgcgTGCGCTGAATCGGCCGCCTTCGTACCCCACCAAGTTCTTTGGCACCGAGCTCGGTGCACAGACCACCATGGCCAACGACCGTTACATTGTCAACGGCGCGCACCAGGCAGACCGCCTGCGCGAGTTGCTCGATGCTTTCATTGACAAGTTTGTTCTCTGCGCGTCGTGCAAGAACCCCGAgaccgagctcgtcatTACGGGCCGCGGCAACAACGAGGACATTCACCGCGACTGCAAGGCTTGCGGTGCGCACACGGGCATCGACATGCGCCATAGGCTCACGACCTTCATCCTCAAGAACCCTcccaagaaggacaagaagaagggcaagaagggcatGACTGCCGAGGCCAACGTCGGCGGCCCTGTCGTCTTtgacgagaaggagggcagcaacgaggacgacagcgCGAATGGCACCCCCCCGGTCCCGACCGAGGGCACCGACATTGACGCCATGCTCGGTCGCGGTGGCGACCCGATTCTCGTCAACCCGGACGCCCTTGCGAAGAAGGTCAAGAAcctcgagatcgacgaggacgaagaggacgaggactcTCCGTTCTACCAGCTTCGCGTCTGGCTGTCGGAGAACCCTGCTCCGTCTGACGCCGAAGTCgttgccaagctcaaggagctcgacatTGTCACCAAGCACAAGGCGCTCGTTGAGATTGGCCACAAGCTCTTCACATCCGAGAACGTCGCCcaggagatcgaggagcgtgccagcctcctcaacgCT ctcaTCACTTCGGAGAAGCACCAGAAGTCgttcctcggcggcctcgagcgcctcgttGCGCTTGACCCTaacgccgacgagctgatTGCCAACGGCGTCGTCTCGAGAATGCTCATGGCTGCTTACCAGGATGACGtgcttgacgaggaggtgtGCATCAACTTTGGCACGCACGTCAGTAAGAAGTACGTCAGCAAGGAGCAGAGCAAGAAGGTGCGCAAGGCTGCCGATTCGTTCCTCAAGTGgcttgaggaggccgacagcgacagcgacgacgagtga
- the RCF1 gene encoding uncharacterized protein (Hypoxia induced protein conserved region), whose amino-acid sequence MTSPMPVDNNEETGMTYLQHGWQKCKEQPMVPIGVAATTFALLGATTSLRSGNRKQFQHFLRLRVAAQGVTIVAMVVGAYMISNKAEEAKKNRERALTGQLPPEAGARAAEPAVVTAIKERRPEDTDAAYDHLYPSRQKTKVSDFTRRLRAAEEQHAADMDMSTTEAMARAREDSAAVAAAAERAKK is encoded by the exons ATGACAAGCCCAATGCCCGTCGACAACAACGAGGAGACCGGCATGACCTACCTCCAGCACGGGTGGCAAAAGTGCAAGGAACAGCCCATGGTCCCAATAGGCGTGGCGGCTACGACGTttgcccttcttggcgcAACGACCAGTCTGCGTAGTGGAAACCGGAAACAGTTCCAGCACTTCCTGAGGCTGCGTGTAGC CGCACAGGGCGTTACGATCGTCGCGATGGTCGTTGGCGCGTACATGATCAGcaacaaggccgaggaggccaagaagaaccgcgagcgcgctcTGACTG gccaACTCCCCCCCGAAGCGGGAGCGCGCGCCGCAGAACccgccgtcgtcaccgccaTCAAAGAACGCCGGCCAGAGGACACGGACGCGGCCTACGACCACCTCTACCCTAGCCGCCAGAAGACCAAGGTGTCCGACTTTACGCGCCGTCTCCGCGCTGCTGAGGAGCAGCATGCGGCCGACATGGACATGTCCACCACTGAGGCTATGGCGCGTGCACGTGAGGATTCGGCAGCTGttgcggccgcggcggagcGGGCTAAGAAGTAA
- a CDS encoding uncharacterized protein (RTA1 like protein), producing MPRLAVFAAALALATVAAAKRADNPYCKMDPFINPAKDLCNPLRYIPSLPLNATAVALYAACASVFTFYEFRHRGKYFLCLTIGTWCEAIGLALRIALRKDPHSLGLYIAMYMFVVLSPCAFLAADYILLGRIVKHLKASRYLFLNPDKVSWTFVISDIITFCIQAAGGGMSTSDGMHKIGSNIFLAGLILQLMSFALFSMLYLVFLFRVRKDSKVWNHPGWKPLYSALGVTCIMFLTRSVFRTIELSQGYAGHLTIHEVYWAALDALPLLLGIAVYCYFWPPAILTPESAIVAEPEAGGDETESSSGTPSHITEDKA from the exons ATGCCCCGCCTAGCCGTCttcgcggcggcgctcgcgctcgcaaCTGTAgcggccgccaagcgcgccgacaACCCGTACTGCAAGATGGACCCATTT ATCAATCCGGCCAAAGACCT ATGCAACCCACTCCGATATATCCCCAGCCTCCCGCTGAACGCAACGGCTGTTGCGCTGTACGCAGCCTGCGCGTCGGTGTTTACGTTCT ACGAGTTTCGCCATCGCGGCAAGTACTTTCTCTGCTTGACTATCGGAACATGGTGTGAGGCCATCGGACTCGCCCTCCGCATCGCTCTGCGCAAGGATCCACATTCCCTTGGC CTCTACATCGCCATGTACATGTTTGTCGTGCTCTCG CCAtgcgccttcctcgcggcTGACTacatcctcctcggacGCATAGTCAAGCATCTCAAGGCGTCGCGATATCTCttcctcaaccccgacaAGGTCTCGTGGACCTTTGTCATCTCTGACA TCATCACGTTCTGCATCCAGGCCGCGGGCGGAGGCATGTCGACGTCTGATGGTATGCACAAGATCGGCTCCAACATCTTCCTCGCTGGTCTCATCCTCCAACTCATGAGCTTTGCTCTCTTTTCCATGCTCTACCTCGTCTTCCTATTCCGAGT ACGAAAAGACAGTAAAGTCTGGAACCACCCCGGTTGGAAGCCGCTCTATTCGGCCCTCGGCGTTACATGTATCATGTTCCTCACTCGTTCCGTGTTCCGCACGATCGAGTTGAGCCAGGG ataCGCGGGCCACCTCACCATTCACGAGGTGTATTGGGCGGCGCTGGACGCGTtgcccctcctcctcggaaTCGCGGTGTACTGCTACTTCTGGCCGCCAGCGATCCTCACGCCCGAGAGCGCGATCGTCGCCGAACCGGAAGCCGGCGGTGACGAGACTGAGTCGTCAAGCGGCACACCGAGCCACATCACGGAGGACAAGGCGTGA
- the BCS1 gene encoding uncharacterized protein (BCS1_N), whose protein sequence is MLGAMSKPPPPAPAVPADAVPAVPAVPDGAAVSDMPAAPLPAEPSFLDKIMEQNPYFSAGAGLMGLGVALTALRTAGKLGATAARRRMLITLEMTSKDKSYPWFLEWMAAQSAHAREVPPSDRGLLGALRGRVTQLPSHELAVETNVKQHENGSSDAVFNLVPGPGTHYFSYMGHWFQVRRERDSKLMDLHSGTPWETLTLTGLSSSRTVLPSLLDEARALAERGSVGKTVVYTAWGVDWRPFGKPRSRREMGSVVLAEGVAERIERDIRAFLARGKWYAERGIPYRRGYMLYGPPGSGKTSFIQALAGSIGYNICLMNLAERGLTDDKLNHLLGLVPDRSIILLEDVDSAFTRRVQTSEDGYKSSVTFSGLLNALDGVASSEERIIFMTTNHAERLDPALIRPGRVDMKEVLDDAHGEQACRLYTKFYGHRVGENAPEDGQSPDPLLRSEHLSEDEISALGKQVGEVVDRARAEGRNVSMASLQGHFIRSGARESVAGVDALCVARA, encoded by the exons atgCTCGGCGCAATGTCCAAGCCTCCCCCGCCAGCGCCCGCTGTACCGGCCGATGCTGTGCCAGCTGTGCCAGCTGTGCCGGACGGCGCCGCCGTGTCCGACATGCCCGCCGCACCACTGCCCGCCGAACCGTCGTTCCTCGATAAGATCATGGAACAGAACCCGTACTTTTCCGCTGGTGCCGGGTTGATG ggCCTAGGCGTAGCCCTAACAGCCCTCCGCACAGccggcaagctcggcgcgaCTGCCGCCCGCCGGCGCATGCTAATAACCCTAGAAATGACATCCAAGGACAAGTCGTACCCGTGGTTTCTGGAATGGATGGCCGCGCAATCAGCCCACGCGCGCGAAGTCCCCCCCTCTGACCGGGGTCTCTTGGGTGCGCTGAGGGGCCGTGTTACCCAGCTACCCAGTCACGAGTTGGCAGTCGAGACCAACGTAAAGCAGCATGAGAATGGGAGCTCGGACGCTGTTTTCAACCTTGTGCCAGGGCCGGGAACGCATTATTTCTCGTATATGGGGCATTGGTTCCAG GTCCGGCGCGAACGTGACTCGAAACTCATGGACCTGCATTCCGGCACACCATGGGAGACACTTACACTGACCGGTctgtcgtcgtcacgtACTGTCCTTCCGTCGCTTctggacgaggcgcgcgccctTGCTGAGCGCGGGAGCGTCGGCAAGACGGTCGTCTACACGGCTTGGGGGGTGGATTGGCGTCCGTTTGGCAAGCCCCGCAGCCGGCGCGAAATGGGCAGTGtcgtgctcgccgagggcgtggcTGAGCGCATTGAGCGCGACATCCGCGCCTTCCTGGCTCGTGGAAAGTGGTACGCCGAGCGAG GCATCCCCTACCGCCGCGGATATATGCTGTACGGCCCTCCGGGGTCTGGCAAGACGTCGTTCATCCAGGCGCTGGCGGGAAGTATCGGATACAATATCTGCTTGATgaacctcgccgagcgtgGACTGACGGACGACAAACTCAACCATCTCCTGGGCCTAGTGCCGGACCGGAgcatcatcctcctcgaagACGTGGACAGCGCGTTCACCCGCCGCGTCCAAACCTCCGAGGACGGGTACAAGTCTTCCGTCACCTTCTCGGGCCTCCTAAACGCCCTGGACGGCGTGGCGAGTTCCGAGGAGAGGATCATCTTCATGACGACCAACCATGCTGAGCGTCTGGATCCCGCTCTCATCCGCCCCGGCCGAGTCGACATGAAGGAAGTCCTGGACGACGCCCACGGCGAACAGGCGTGTCGGCTGTATACCAAGTTTTACGGACATCGAGTTGGCGAGAATGCTCCAGAAGACGGCCAGAGTCCGGACCCGCTGTTGCGTTCTGAACATCTTTCAGAGGACGAGATTAGCGCGCTGGGGAAACaagtcggcgaggtcgtcgatcGCGCTAGGGCAGAGGGGAGGAACGTTAGTATGGCTAGTTTACAGGGCCACTTTATTCGGTCgggggcgagggagagcgTCGCTGGCGTTGATGCGCTGTGCGTCGCGAGGGCTTAG
- the PEX5 gene encoding uncharacterized protein (peroxisome targeting signal receptor), whose amino-acid sequence MQGLMNGADCSAGANPLNQVLKREGVDNSLFRDRMGSPAAGSSSQAAFRPLQGPSQAGPAQAAQVPHPFNLSHLSQALSQPGPVHVPVQQGPVHRATPDLSADWERFQSRPAQGQWHQPAAANNAWAESFHQGKGKGRAAPPPAQDYAQQHTPMMGMGGMGMMMPGNPFGGGLQTYQPQLQPMYSQPQQMAPDHAKMEAAFEQALADARAQSAPAQEKEEVKEEEVVEEPKEAPQAEEQTDFKGDLDAVWESLKPEAERLNQLAEWEKEFSQFVEDEDDTFDILERDLNRDDIGQTGLDDQMEFGSGAGLEGDFTAENGLPPQVQYHFANPNKFDVMSPVQAWNEASRLLSAGGSLSDSALMIETFLRRATPAEVEQSGVTRAAAWAILGRTQAENEMEDKALAAFEEGRKAIADDPAARQVAGELLTNLAISYVNESLDLAALTTLHQLLETLHPTHAGQAPSRSEFIASDNPWALHQRMTNQYLDLARAQYASAGHVDPDVQVGLGTLYYMQGEFGEARSCWVAALGEKPDDYLLWNRLGATLANGGDPEEAVDAYRRALEIKPTFTRAIANLGVACLNIGVHREAAEHFLAALALQPNDGGGGTAPEAYSLWATLRRSLIALDQPQLAEQARPGTDLSVFRNAGFDF is encoded by the exons ATGCAGGGGCTCATGAACGGCGCAGACTGCAGCGCGGGTGCCAACCCCCTCAACCAGGTCCTCAAGCGTGAGGGTGTCGACAACTCGCTTTTCCGC GACCGGATGGGTTCGCCCGCCgcgggctcgtcgtcgcagGCAGCTTTCCGGCCGCTGCAAGGCCCGTCACAGGCAGGTCCAGCGCAGGCAGCGCAGGTACCGCACCCCTTCAACCTCTCGCACCTGTCGCAGGCGCTCAGCCAGCCCGGCCCCGTCCACGTCCCCGTGCAACAGGGCCCTGTGCACCGCGCGACCCCCGACCTGTCGGCCGACTGGGAGCGTTTCCAGTCCCGCCCAGCCCAGGGGCAGTGGCACCAGCCCGCAGCGGCCAACAACGCATGGGCAGAGTCCTTTCACCAGGGCAAAGGCAAGGGGCGTGCGGCCCCGCCACCGGCGCAGGACTATGCGCAGCAACACACCCCCATgatgggcatgggcggTATGGGCATGATGATGCCCGGTAACCCGTTTGGCGGGGGCTTGCAGACGTACCAGCCACAGCTGCAGCCGATGTActcgcagccgcagcagaTGGCACCGGACCACGCCAAGATGGAGGCTGCGTTTGAgcaggcgctcgcggaTGCGCGGGCGCAGAGCGCACCCGCacaggagaaggaggaggtcaaggaggaggaggttgtcgaggagcccAAGGAGGCGCCACAGGCTGAGGAGCAGACCGACTTCAAGGGCGACCTTGATGCTGTTTGGGAGAgcctcaagcccgaggctgagcgccTCAACCAGCTCGCTGagtgggagaaggagtTTTCGCAG tttgtcgaggacgaggacgacacgTTTGACattctcgagcgcgacctgaACCGCGATGACATTGGGCAAACGGGCCTCGACGATCAGATGGAGTTTGGCTCGGgtgccggcctcgagggcgacttTACGGCTGAAAACGGCCTCCCGCCGCAGGTCCAGTACCACTTTGCTAACCCGAACAAGTTTGACGTCATGAGCCCCGTTCAGGCGTGGAACGAGGCGAGCCGCCTCCTCTCAGCCGGCGGTTCGCTCTCAGACTCTGCGTTGATGATTGAGACGTTCCTTCGTCGCGCAACACctgccgaggtcgagcagtCTGGCGTAACTCGAGCGGCAGCATGGGCCATTCTGGGCCGCACGCAAGCCGAGAACGAGATGGAGGACAaggccctcgccgccttcGAGGAGGGACGTAAGGCGATCGCCGACGACCCCGCAGCCCGCCAAGTGGCAGGTGAACTCCTCACCAACCTGGCCATCAGCTACGTCAACGAGTCTCTCGACCTGGCGGCTCTCACGACCCTCCATCAACTCCTGGAGACGCTGCACCCCACGCATGCGGGCCAAGCGCCCAGCCGGTCCGAGTTTATTGCCAGCGACAACCCGTGGGCTCTGCATCAGCGCATGACGAACCAGTACCTAGACCTGGCTCGGGCGCAATACGCCTCAGCGGGGCATGTCGATCCCGATGTGCAAGTTGGCCTCGGCACGCTGTACTACATGCAGGGCGAGTTTGGTGAGGCGCGCTCGTGCTGGGTTGCGGCGCTCGGTGAGAAGCCCGACGACTACCTCCTCTGGAATCGGCTTGGAGCGACGCTCGCCAACGGCGGAGATCCCGAGGAAGCGGTGGATGCATACCGCCGCGCCCTGGAGATCAAGCCTACGTTCACACGTGCCATTGCGAACCTCGGCGTAGCATGCCTCAATATCGGCGTACaccgcgaggcggcggaacacttcctcgccgccctggcGCTTCAGCCGAACGACGGGGGAGGCGGTACGGCTCCCGAGGCGTACTCGCTCTGGGCGACACTGCGGAGATCCCTCATCGCTCTCGACCAgccccagctcgccgagcaggcGCGGCCCGGAACCGACCTGAGCGTGTTCCGTAACGCCGGGTTCGACTTTTGA